The DNA region CACATACGCACAACAATGTCAGCATCTGCCTTTAATTCTGCCTTCAGAAGATTTTTAAACAGTGAGACGGGACCTAAGACCGTCCACTTTTGGGCGCCCACTCTGAAATGGGGGTTGGTCTTTGCAGGGCTAAACGATATAAAGAGACCCGTGGAGAAGGTCTCAGGAGTACAGAATCTGTCTTTATTGGCCACGGCGCTGATTTGGACTCGTTGGTCGTTTGTCATTAAGCCCAAGAACTACCTGCTCGCCTCTGTGAACTTCTTCCTGGGTTGCACTGCTGGGTACCATCTAACGAGGATTGCCAATTTTAGGATACGGAACGGGGACACGTACAAACAAGCCCTGCACTATATAATAAAGGGGGAGACACCTGCGGCTGTCGCGGCAAAGTCCGCATCTGCCTCGGTGAACACAGGTGTTATCAGCGCTAATCCGCCTATAACACACTGATTCATATAAAAGAAATCTCCTTACAAAACTCgcatattctttttctcgATGAATTTTATGACCCATTATATATTCCTTTCCATAGTTTAACTCACGTATTTTACATCTAAAtgtaaaaattaaaatataatttaaaataaatgtaaaaacagaaaagtcaataataagaaatctttttttgaagaatatatatatgcatatatataagagagAAAGCCTTATCGATAGTTAAAATAtacttattttttatttgtcaCTTGACCCTGAAACTCAGCCCTGTGTCAATTCGACAACCTTTTTAGCGGCAGGGTCCAGTTCATCAAATGAGTAAATTTTCACACCAGACTTCTTGATGATCTCGCAACCTTCCTCTACTTTGGTACCTTGTAAACGAGCAACAATTGGAACTCTGACTTCCAGTTCCCTGGCAGCTTCCACAAGCCCCAAGGCAACGTAATCGCATCTAACAATACCACCAAAGATATTGACGAAAATCGCGTCGACGTTCTTGTTAGACAAGATCAGCTCGAAACCTTGCTTAATGGTCTCGGGCGTAGCGCCACCACCACAATCCAAAAAGTTGGCTGGATCTCCTCCATTCAACTTGATGACATCCATAGTTGCCATAGCCAAACCGGCACCGTTGACTAGACATCCGATGTTACCCTTCAATTTTACGAAATTCAAATCGTACTTCTTTGCCTTCACTTCGTCAGGATCTTCCTGTGATAGGTCTCTCCAAGAGTATATCTTCTCTTGTCTGAACGAGGCGTTATCATCGAACCCGAATTTGGCGTCTGTGCACATGACCTTGTGGTTTGGGTCATGCTCAATCTCACTCAAAGGATTGATCTCCACTTGCGTGGCATCTCTTTCCATGAATATCTTGTACAAATTAGATACGGTCTTTGCCGCTTCATCTTGTGCACCAGAAGTGAAACCAAGACTCTTGGCCACATTCTTGGCCATTTCTGGACTTAATCCCTCTGAGGTTTCGATGGAAAACTTCTTAATGGCATCTGGGTTTTTCTCGGCCACTTCTTCAATATTCATACCACCTTCACTGGATGCGATGATCATAGGTTTTCTAGTTTGTCTATCCATCAAAATAGACAAATAGGCTTCGTGCTTGGTGTCTACTCTTTTTACTATATAAACCGCAGATACAGGTTTCCCGGCTTTTCCCGTTTGTTTGGTAATCAAGTTATGGTTCAGCATTTCCTTTGCAACCTCTTCTGCTTGTTGAGGGCCTTCGATCATATGAACACCACTCTTGTAACCAGTGTCGAAGTGTCCCTTACCTCTACCACCAGTTAATGCCTGTGCCTTGATGACCAGTTCCTTGGTGTTCAATTTCTTAGCTGCTTCAAAAGCCTCTTCGGGGGTG from Saccharomyces eubayanus strain FM1318 chromosome VII, whole genome shotgun sequence includes:
- the MPC3 gene encoding mitochondrial pyruvate carrier, whose translation is MSASAFNSAFRRFLNSETGPKTVHFWAPTLKWGLVFAGLNDIKRPVEKVSGVQNLSLLATALIWTRWSFVIKPKNYLLASVNFFLGCTAGYHLTRIANFRIRNGDTYKQALHYIIKGETPAAVAAKSASASVNTGVISANPPITH
- the LSC2 gene encoding succinate--CoA ligase (GDP-forming) subunit beta, translating into MLSRKSLSLLSKCGQLSKLSAQTARQAKRHLSIHEYRSAELLREYGIGTPEGFPAFTPEEAFEAAKKLNTKELVIKAQALTGGRGKGHFDTGYKSGVHMIEGPQQAEEVAKEMLNHNLITKQTGKAGKPVSAVYIVKRVDTKHEAYLSILMDRQTRKPMIIASSEGGMNIEEVAEKNPDAIKKFSIETSEGLSPEMAKNVAKSLGFTSGAQDEAAKTVSNLYKIFMERDATQVEINPLSEIEHDPNHKVMCTDAKFGFDDNASFRQEKIYSWRDLSQEDPDEVKAKKYDLNFVKLKGNIGCLVNGAGLAMATMDVIKLNGGDPANFLDCGGGATPETIKQGFELILSNKNVDAIFVNIFGGIVRCDYVALGLVEAARELEVRVPIVARLQGTKVEEGCEIIKKSGVKIYSFDELDPAAKKVVELTQG